A genomic region of uncultured Roseibium sp. contains the following coding sequences:
- a CDS encoding ABC transporter permease encodes MTSDNKTAGGQANYEAAAEASPQAVASFDDHHQSFGHKIQHTLHQTPSLVPLIVLVLSIAIFGILLGSKFFSPFALTLILQQVQIVGIVAAAQSLVILTAGIDLSVGAIMVLSSVVMGQFTFRYGLPVEVAVACGLLCGTICGYINGFLVAVVKLPPFIVTLGMWQIVLATNFLYSANETIRSQDIAKAAPFLQLFGTKVNIGGAIFTYGVIFMVLLVLILAYALRQTAWGRHVYAVGDDPEAAQLSGVQVNKVLISVYMLSGLICAFAGWAMIGRIGSVSPTSGQLANIESITAVVIGGISLFGGRGSILGSLFGALIVGVFTLGLRLLGADAQWTYLLIGLLIIAAVAVDQWIRKVSV; translated from the coding sequence ATGACCTCAGACAACAAGACCGCGGGTGGGCAGGCAAACTACGAAGCTGCAGCAGAAGCCAGTCCTCAGGCCGTGGCCTCCTTTGACGATCACCATCAGTCATTCGGGCACAAGATCCAGCATACACTGCACCAGACACCATCGCTGGTGCCCCTCATCGTCCTGGTGCTCTCGATTGCCATATTCGGCATTCTGCTGGGATCGAAATTCTTTTCACCATTCGCACTGACCCTCATTCTGCAACAGGTGCAGATCGTGGGGATCGTCGCCGCCGCGCAGAGCCTCGTGATCCTGACCGCCGGAATTGATCTTTCGGTCGGTGCGATCATGGTCCTGTCATCGGTCGTGATGGGACAGTTCACCTTCCGGTACGGATTACCGGTCGAGGTGGCGGTTGCCTGCGGTCTCCTCTGCGGAACGATCTGCGGCTACATCAACGGCTTTCTCGTCGCCGTGGTAAAACTGCCGCCGTTCATCGTCACGCTCGGCATGTGGCAGATCGTTCTGGCCACCAACTTCCTCTACTCCGCCAACGAGACCATCCGCTCCCAGGACATTGCCAAGGCGGCGCCGTTCCTGCAGCTGTTCGGCACCAAGGTGAATATCGGCGGCGCCATCTTTACCTACGGCGTCATTTTCATGGTTCTGCTGGTGCTGATCCTTGCCTATGCGCTGCGCCAGACCGCCTGGGGACGGCATGTCTATGCGGTCGGCGACGACCCGGAGGCGGCCCAGCTCTCGGGCGTCCAGGTCAATAAGGTTCTCATTTCCGTCTATATGCTCTCCGGCCTGATCTGCGCCTTTGCCGGCTGGGCGATGATCGGGCGCATCGGCTCCGTCTCGCCGACATCCGGGCAGCTGGCGAACATCGAATCCATCACTGCGGTCGTGATCGGCGGCATATCCCTGTTCGGTGGCCGCGGCTCGATCCTGGGCAGTCTGTTCGGCGCCCTTATCGTCGGCGTATTCACGCTCGGCCTGCGCCTCCTCGGAGCAGATGCCCAGTGGACCTATCTTCTCATCGGACTGCTCATCATTGCAGCGGTTGCGGTCGACCAGTGGATCAGAAAGGTATCAGTCTGA
- a CDS encoding ATP-binding cassette domain-containing protein has protein sequence MEPVLQARNLVKRYGRVVAMDHADFELYPGEILAVIGDNGAGKSTLIKALSGAVIPDEGDILLDGRPVNFTTPIHARDAGIETVYQTLAMSPALSIADNMFMGRELRKPGLMGSVFRQLDRKRMEDVARQKLSELGLLTIQNINQSVETLSGGQRQGVAVARAAAFGSKVVIMDEPTAALGVKESRRVLDLITDVKARGLPIVLISHNMPHVFEVADRIHIHRLGRRACVIKPSDFSMSEAVAIMTGAMDPPENLAA, from the coding sequence ATGGAACCTGTCCTGCAAGCACGAAATCTGGTCAAGCGCTATGGGCGCGTCGTCGCCATGGATCATGCCGACTTCGAGCTCTATCCCGGCGAGATCCTTGCCGTGATCGGAGACAACGGCGCCGGCAAGTCGACCTTGATCAAGGCTCTCAGCGGTGCAGTCATCCCGGACGAGGGAGACATTCTCCTCGACGGCAGACCGGTGAATTTCACCACGCCCATTCACGCAAGGGATGCCGGCATCGAAACCGTCTACCAGACGCTTGCCATGTCACCCGCCCTGTCGATTGCCGACAACATGTTCATGGGCCGGGAACTCCGGAAACCGGGCCTCATGGGCTCGGTGTTCCGGCAGCTGGACCGCAAGAGGATGGAAGACGTCGCCCGGCAAAAGCTTAGCGAGCTCGGCCTGCTCACCATCCAGAACATCAATCAGTCGGTCGAGACCCTGTCCGGCGGCCAGCGCCAGGGGGTCGCGGTGGCCCGGGCTGCTGCGTTCGGCTCCAAGGTCGTCATCATGGACGAACCGACGGCGGCGCTCGGTGTCAAGGAGAGCCGCCGCGTGCTCGATCTGATCACGGACGTCAAGGCGCGCGGGCTCCCCATCGTGCTCATCAGCCACAACATGCCACATGTCTTCGAGGTCGCCGACCGTATCCACATCCACCGGCTTGGCCGGCGTGCCTGCGTGATCAAGCCGTCCGACTTTTCCATGTCTGAAGCCGTCGCCATCATGACGGGGGCGATGGACCCGCCCGAAAATCTGGCGGCGTGA
- a CDS encoding carbohydrate kinase — protein sequence MFLICGEALFDLFGDEGEEDGARFDARIGGSPFNVAMGLARLGEEAAFFGGISNDTLGAKLVEKFRKEGVSERYILRTDYLTTLSLVQKDDQGHPAYTFYGASAADRMVTQDDLPDFDEPPLFLHLGSYTALVEPVAGTLKALIEREHAHTLVSFDPNIRPTVEPDLERWRHNTESLAPLADVIKVSDEDLALIAPDEEIAAIARRWVAGGTALVIVTRGSEGALAFSRSFETACPGIQVKVEDTVGAGDTFQAALLAGLKRLGAIDRKSLAELDEQRVNRLLGFAVQAAAITCSRRGADLPRIAELQKEWSKLT from the coding sequence ATGTTCCTGATCTGCGGTGAAGCCCTGTTCGACCTGTTCGGCGACGAAGGTGAAGAAGATGGCGCCAGATTCGATGCGCGAATAGGCGGATCGCCTTTCAACGTTGCCATGGGCCTTGCCCGCCTCGGTGAAGAGGCCGCCTTCTTCGGCGGCATCTCGAACGACACGCTCGGTGCGAAACTCGTCGAGAAATTCCGGAAGGAAGGCGTGTCTGAGCGCTACATTCTCAGAACCGACTATCTGACGACGTTGAGCCTGGTTCAGAAAGACGATCAGGGCCACCCGGCCTATACGTTCTACGGCGCAAGCGCAGCCGACCGAATGGTCACGCAGGACGATCTGCCGGATTTTGACGAACCGCCGCTGTTCCTTCATCTGGGTTCCTACACCGCCCTGGTCGAACCTGTGGCGGGAACGCTGAAGGCCCTGATCGAACGCGAACACGCCCACACGCTGGTCTCGTTCGACCCGAACATCCGGCCAACCGTTGAACCTGACCTGGAACGGTGGCGGCACAACACCGAAAGCCTTGCACCGCTTGCCGATGTCATCAAGGTCAGTGACGAGGACCTGGCGTTGATCGCACCCGATGAAGAGATCGCCGCGATTGCCCGCAGATGGGTTGCAGGCGGCACCGCGCTTGTCATCGTCACCCGCGGCAGCGAAGGTGCCCTGGCCTTCAGCCGCTCCTTTGAAACGGCATGTCCCGGTATTCAGGTGAAAGTGGAAGACACCGTCGGCGCGGGCGACACTTTTCAGGCCGCCCTGCTGGCTGGGCTCAAAAGGCTTGGAGCAATCGACCGGAAGTCGCTCGCCGAGCTTGACGAGCAGCGCGTCAATCGGCTTCTTGGATTTGCCGTTCAGGCTGCAGCGATCACCTGTTCGCGCCGCGGTGCCGATCTACCGCGGATTGCGGAACTGCAAAAAGAATGGTCAAAGCTCACTTGA
- the zwf gene encoding glucose-6-phosphate dehydrogenase produces the protein MAVRVIEVEEFDLVVFGASGDLAHRKLLPALYHRDADGQMPEHARIICSARRDYTDDDYRDWAENALKEHVKDLDDEHLAQFLKRLHYVKIDIATGAGFEDLKTVLDEREDVIRAFYLAVGPDLFGTICENLGRIGVVNRHARVVMEKPIGKDGASAKALNDTVGAVFKEDQIFRIDHYLGKETVQNLMALRFANALFEPLWNAAHIDHVQITVAESLGTGGRAGYYDTAGALRDMVQNHILQLLCLVAMEPPESMDADSVRDEKLKVLKALTPIDTQSVDKLTVRGQYRAGASAGGAVPGYLEELGNDESRTETFVALRADIANWRWAGVPFYLRTGKRLAQRVSEIVVQFQPIPHSIFDTETGKITANRLIIRLQPDEGVQMQIMIKDPGPGGMRLRQVPLDMSFADAFKVRNPDAYERLIMDVIRGNQTLFMRRDEVDAAWAWVDPILAAWAASKETPKGYTAGTWGPSASIALVERDGRTWSEEDGV, from the coding sequence ATGGCGGTACGCGTCATTGAAGTTGAGGAATTCGACCTGGTCGTGTTCGGCGCATCCGGAGATCTGGCACACCGCAAGCTCCTTCCTGCTCTTTATCACCGCGATGCCGATGGGCAAATGCCCGAACATGCCCGCATCATCTGCAGTGCACGCCGCGACTACACCGACGACGACTACAGGGACTGGGCGGAAAACGCGTTGAAGGAACACGTCAAGGACCTTGACGATGAACATCTCGCCCAGTTTCTCAAGCGGTTGCACTACGTGAAAATCGATATCGCCACGGGTGCCGGTTTCGAGGACCTGAAAACGGTCCTGGATGAGCGTGAGGACGTCATCCGTGCCTTTTACCTGGCCGTCGGACCGGATCTCTTCGGCACCATTTGCGAAAATCTCGGCAGGATCGGCGTCGTCAACAGGCACGCCCGCGTGGTGATGGAAAAACCGATCGGCAAGGACGGAGCATCCGCCAAGGCCCTGAACGACACTGTCGGAGCTGTCTTCAAGGAAGACCAGATCTTCCGTATCGATCATTATCTCGGCAAGGAAACCGTTCAGAACCTCATGGCGCTTCGGTTTGCCAATGCCCTGTTCGAGCCTCTCTGGAACGCCGCGCACATCGACCATGTTCAGATCACCGTGGCCGAATCCCTCGGAACGGGTGGGCGCGCCGGTTACTACGATACGGCGGGTGCCTTGCGGGACATGGTGCAGAACCACATCCTCCAGCTTTTGTGCCTTGTCGCCATGGAACCGCCTGAATCGATGGATGCGGACAGCGTCCGCGATGAAAAGCTGAAGGTGCTCAAGGCACTCACGCCGATCGATACCCAGAGCGTCGACAAGCTGACCGTACGCGGTCAGTATCGCGCCGGAGCATCCGCCGGCGGTGCCGTGCCGGGTTACCTTGAAGAACTGGGCAACGATGAAAGCCGGACGGAAACCTTCGTTGCCCTGAGGGCGGACATTGCCAACTGGCGGTGGGCGGGCGTTCCGTTCTACCTGCGCACGGGAAAGCGTCTGGCCCAGCGGGTTTCGGAAATCGTCGTTCAGTTTCAACCCATCCCGCACTCCATTTTTGACACGGAAACGGGCAAGATCACGGCCAACCGTCTCATCATCCGCCTGCAGCCCGACGAAGGCGTTCAGATGCAGATCATGATCAAGGACCCCGGCCCCGGCGGCATGCGCCTCAGGCAGGTTCCGCTCGACATGAGTTTTGCCGACGCCTTCAAGGTACGCAACCCGGACGCCTACGAGCGTCTCATCATGGATGTGATCCGCGGTAACCAGACGCTGTTCATGCGCCGCGACGAGGTCGATGCGGCGTGGGCGTGGGTCGACCCGATCCTTGCGGCCTGGGCTGCATCGAAGGAAACGCCCAAGGGATACACCGCCGGCACCTGGGGGCCGTCGGCTTCCATCGCACTTGTTGAGCGTGACGGGCGCACATGGTCGGAGGAAGACGGCGTCTAA
- the edd gene encoding phosphogluconate dehydratase has translation MTIQDRIGDVTERIVKRSHDSRSRYQDRIGKAAEQGPQRSRLSCGNLAHGFAACGVSDKQALSGDVVPNLGIITSYNDMLSAHQPYETYPAMIREAAHEVGAVAQVAGGVPAMCDGVTQGQDGMELSLFSRDVIAMAAAVGLSHQMFDAAVFLGICDKIVPGLAIAALSFGHLPAVFIPAGPMTTGISNDDKAKVRQLYAEGKVGRDALLESESKAYHSPGTCTFYGTANSNQMLMEIMGLHMPGSSFINPGTPLRDALTREAAKRALAISALGNEYTPAGEIIDEKAIVNGVVGLHATGGSTNHTMHLVAIAATAGIKLTWDDISDLSDVVPLLARVYPNGKADVNHFQAAGGLAFLIRELLSDGYLHRDVKTVYGTDLSGYTVEAKLDENGDILREDAPVVSGDETVLAPLSKAFQPTGGLKMLTGNLGKAVIKVSAVAEDRHIIEAPARVFHSQDAFLDAFNKKELKGDVAAVVRFQGPKAIGMPELHKLTPCLGILQDKGYKVALITDGRMSGASGKVPAAIHVTPEAENGGPIAKIRDGDMIRIDAITGELKVLVDETEFEARPVAVADLSEHQSGVGRDLFTAFRANVGTADSGAHVFGA, from the coding sequence ATGACAATCCAGGATCGCATCGGCGATGTTACGGAACGGATCGTCAAACGCAGTCACGACAGCCGCTCCCGCTATCAGGACAGGATCGGCAAGGCGGCCGAACAGGGGCCGCAGCGGTCCCGGCTTTCATGCGGCAATCTTGCGCACGGGTTTGCGGCCTGCGGCGTTTCAGACAAGCAGGCGCTTTCAGGAGATGTCGTGCCGAACCTCGGCATCATCACTTCCTATAACGACATGCTGTCGGCGCACCAGCCTTACGAGACCTACCCCGCGATGATCCGCGAAGCGGCCCATGAAGTCGGTGCTGTTGCGCAGGTCGCAGGCGGCGTGCCCGCCATGTGCGACGGTGTCACCCAGGGTCAGGACGGTATGGAACTCTCCCTGTTCTCCCGCGATGTCATCGCCATGGCCGCGGCCGTCGGCCTGTCACACCAGATGTTCGACGCCGCGGTCTTCCTCGGCATCTGCGACAAGATCGTTCCCGGTCTCGCGATCGCCGCCCTCTCCTTCGGTCACCTGCCCGCGGTCTTCATTCCCGCCGGTCCGATGACCACGGGCATTTCAAATGACGACAAGGCCAAGGTGCGTCAGCTTTACGCCGAAGGAAAAGTCGGGCGCGATGCGCTGCTTGAAAGCGAATCCAAGGCCTATCATTCGCCCGGCACCTGCACCTTCTACGGAACGGCGAACTCCAACCAGATGCTGATGGAGATCATGGGGCTGCACATGCCGGGATCCTCCTTCATCAATCCGGGCACCCCGCTGCGCGATGCGCTGACCAGGGAAGCTGCCAAGCGTGCCCTTGCGATTTCGGCGCTCGGAAACGAGTACACCCCGGCCGGCGAGATCATTGACGAGAAGGCGATCGTCAACGGTGTAGTCGGTCTTCACGCCACGGGCGGCTCTACCAATCACACGATGCACCTGGTCGCCATTGCGGCGACGGCCGGTATCAAGCTCACCTGGGACGACATCTCCGATCTGTCCGACGTCGTGCCGCTGCTCGCCCGGGTCTACCCGAACGGCAAGGCGGATGTGAACCACTTCCAGGCCGCCGGCGGCCTTGCCTTCCTGATCCGCGAACTCCTGTCGGACGGGTATCTGCACCGGGACGTCAAGACCGTCTACGGCACGGATCTGTCCGGCTACACGGTGGAGGCCAAACTGGACGAAAACGGTGACATCCTGCGCGAGGACGCACCTGTGGTCTCCGGCGATGAAACCGTATTGGCACCGCTCTCAAAGGCCTTCCAGCCGACCGGCGGGTTGAAGATGCTCACCGGCAACCTGGGCAAGGCCGTGATCAAGGTTTCGGCCGTTGCCGAGGACCGTCACATTATCGAAGCACCGGCACGCGTTTTCCATTCCCAGGACGCCTTCCTCGATGCCTTCAACAAGAAGGAACTGAAAGGTGACGTCGCCGCGGTCGTGCGCTTCCAGGGCCCGAAGGCCATCGGCATGCCAGAATTGCACAAGCTGACACCGTGCCTCGGTATCCTGCAAGACAAGGGCTACAAGGTCGCGCTGATCACCGACGGCCGCATGTCGGGCGCGTCCGGCAAGGTGCCCGCGGCAATCCATGTCACGCCGGAAGCGGAAAACGGCGGACCGATTGCGAAGATCCGCGATGGCGACATGATCCGCATTGATGCGATCACCGGCGAGTTGAAGGTGCTCGTGGATGAGACGGAATTCGAAGCCCGCCCGGTTGCGGTTGCGGATCTCAGCGAACACCAGTCCGGCGTCGGCCGCGATCTTTTTACAGCCTTCCGCGCCAATGTCGGCACAGCGGACAGTGGCGCGCACGTCTTCGGCGCATAA
- the eda gene encoding bifunctional 4-hydroxy-2-oxoglutarate aldolase/2-dehydro-3-deoxy-phosphogluconate aldolase yields the protein MAQDIAKIETVMCAAPVIPVLVVEDPQKAVPMATALVKGGLPAIEITLRTERALEAIEAVSKHVEGAIVGAGTVLNGKQYDAAVAAGSRFIVSPGATQDLLDAADGHSVPLLPGAATASEVMFLLERGYERLKYFPAEQAGGASYLKSLSSPLSAAKFCPTGGVSLDKAPVYLALPNVLCVGGSWIADAKAVASGDWAGIEERARAASSLNS from the coding sequence ATGGCACAGGATATCGCAAAAATAGAAACGGTGATGTGCGCCGCCCCCGTTATCCCGGTTCTGGTCGTCGAAGATCCGCAAAAGGCCGTCCCGATGGCGACGGCCCTGGTGAAAGGCGGCCTTCCCGCAATCGAAATCACGCTTCGCACGGAACGCGCGCTGGAAGCCATTGAAGCGGTCAGCAAGCATGTCGAGGGTGCAATTGTGGGTGCCGGTACGGTGCTGAACGGAAAACAATATGATGCCGCGGTTGCTGCCGGTTCCAGGTTCATCGTGTCACCGGGGGCGACCCAAGACCTTCTGGATGCAGCCGATGGTCACAGCGTTCCGCTTCTTCCCGGTGCGGCCACCGCTTCGGAGGTCATGTTTCTTCTTGAACGCGGCTACGAGCGTTTGAAATACTTTCCGGCCGAGCAGGCCGGAGGTGCGTCTTACCTGAAATCGCTGTCCTCGCCCCTGTCGGCGGCCAAATTCTGCCCAACGGGAGGTGTGAGCCTGGACAAGGCGCCGGTCTATCTCGCCCTTCCCAACGTCCTGTGTGTTGGCGGCTCCTGGATCGCGGATGCCAAGGCGGTTGCCTCCGGGGACTGGGCGGGCATTGAAGAGAGGGCCCGCGCCGCGAGTTCGCTCAACAGCTGA
- a CDS encoding PilZ domain-containing protein produces MGKVNTDPAVRRLQENPEASEDVQVVDFDTLAIVEAVITNVNEWGCKVTSEHVEDLYKNIGIRFSGARKLSKAQVTSVKGNDASVVFVTSESKVSDKRREKRNDVKIPVKIADLEGITEIEGTIVDAAKNGCKVKATGLTALPEEVLLTMNKFNKPVVAEFAWRNDKSAGMRLLWDRTLEETEALDMSGGMEMPAAEIEDA; encoded by the coding sequence ATGGGCAAGGTGAATACGGATCCCGCTGTGAGGCGTCTTCAGGAAAATCCTGAAGCCAGTGAAGACGTTCAGGTCGTCGATTTCGATACCCTTGCCATTGTCGAAGCCGTGATCACCAACGTGAACGAGTGGGGCTGCAAGGTCACCTCGGAGCATGTCGAGGACCTTTACAAGAACATAGGTATCCGCTTTTCGGGCGCGCGCAAACTCTCCAAGGCCCAGGTGACGTCCGTCAAGGGCAATGACGCGTCCGTCGTGTTCGTGACCAGCGAAAGCAAGGTCAGCGACAAGCGCCGCGAGAAGCGGAACGACGTCAAGATACCGGTGAAGATCGCCGACCTGGAAGGCATCACGGAGATCGAGGGCACCATCGTCGATGCCGCCAAGAACGGCTGCAAGGTCAAGGCGACCGGGCTTACTGCCTTGCCCGAGGAAGTGCTTCTCACCATGAACAAGTTCAACAAGCCCGTGGTCGCCGAATTTGCGTGGCGCAATGACAAATCCGCCGGCATGCGGCTCCTTTGGGACAGAACACTGGAAGAAACCGAAGCCCTGGATATGTCCGGCGGCATGGAAATGCCTGCCGCCGAGATCGAAGACGCCTGA
- the pgi gene encoding glucose-6-phosphate isomerase has translation MTLEATFASLTRKAEKLNSTTLRNLFAGDPDRFGTFSATADDLLLDYSKTKIDSDTLSELVALAVEADVEGRRSAMFAGEKINETEKRAVLHTALRNRSDKPVMVDGEDVMPDVRSVLDAMADFAEAVRSGELVSSSGAPFTDVVNIGIGGSDLGPVMTTLALAPYHDGPELHYVSNVDGAHIADTLEKLDPETTLIIVASKTFTTIETMTNAATARKWIASALGEEAVGKHFAAVSTALDKVAAFGIDSARVFGFWDWVGGRYSIWSAIGLPLMIAIGPDAFSDFLEGAHAMDVHFQEAPLEGNLPVLMALIGIWHRDVLGYGARAVLPYDQRLSRLPAYLQQLDMESNGKRVKLDGSPVGMDTGPLVWGEPGTNGQHAFYQLLHQGTTVIPCEFLIAKEGHEEDLHHHHELLTANCLAQSEALMRGRTLEEAKTMLAASGMSESDVERLAPHKVFPGDRPSFTLVYDKLTPFALGRLIALYEHRVFVEGVIWGINSFDQWGVELGKELATALLPMVKGEAPADGKDASTRGLLSALKN, from the coding sequence ATGACACTCGAAGCGACATTCGCGTCCCTCACCCGCAAGGCTGAAAAGCTGAACAGCACCACGCTTCGAAACCTGTTCGCCGGCGATCCGGACCGCTTCGGGACATTCTCGGCAACCGCGGACGATCTGCTGCTCGATTATTCGAAGACGAAAATCGACAGCGACACCCTGTCCGAGCTTGTGGCGCTGGCCGTAGAGGCGGACGTCGAAGGCCGCCGCTCTGCCATGTTCGCAGGCGAAAAGATCAACGAAACCGAAAAACGCGCCGTGCTTCATACCGCGCTCCGAAACCGGTCGGACAAGCCGGTCATGGTCGACGGTGAAGACGTCATGCCGGATGTACGTTCCGTGCTCGACGCCATGGCAGACTTTGCGGAAGCCGTCCGGTCCGGCGAGCTGGTGTCATCGTCGGGTGCCCCCTTCACCGACGTCGTCAATATCGGCATTGGCGGATCCGATCTCGGCCCGGTCATGACCACACTAGCGCTGGCGCCCTATCACGACGGCCCGGAGCTGCACTACGTTTCCAACGTGGACGGGGCGCATATCGCCGATACGCTTGAAAAGCTCGATCCGGAAACAACACTGATCATCGTTGCGTCGAAGACCTTCACGACCATCGAAACGATGACCAACGCGGCAACCGCCCGCAAGTGGATTGCGTCGGCCCTTGGCGAAGAGGCGGTCGGCAAGCACTTCGCCGCCGTGTCGACAGCGCTCGACAAGGTTGCGGCCTTCGGCATCGACAGCGCGCGCGTCTTCGGTTTCTGGGACTGGGTCGGCGGTCGCTATTCCATCTGGTCCGCGATCGGCCTGCCGCTGATGATTGCGATCGGTCCGGATGCGTTCAGCGACTTTCTCGAAGGCGCTCACGCAATGGACGTTCATTTCCAGGAAGCGCCGCTCGAAGGCAACCTGCCGGTCCTCATGGCCCTCATCGGCATTTGGCACCGTGATGTTCTGGGATATGGCGCAAGGGCCGTACTGCCCTACGACCAGCGCCTGTCGCGCCTGCCCGCCTATCTGCAGCAACTCGACATGGAATCCAACGGCAAACGCGTGAAGCTGGACGGAAGCCCGGTCGGCATGGACACCGGCCCTCTTGTCTGGGGGGAACCGGGCACCAACGGCCAGCACGCCTTCTACCAGCTGCTGCATCAGGGCACGACAGTCATTCCCTGCGAGTTCCTGATCGCGAAGGAAGGCCATGAGGAAGACCTGCATCATCACCACGAACTGCTGACGGCCAATTGCCTTGCCCAGTCCGAAGCGCTGATGCGCGGACGGACGCTTGAGGAAGCGAAAACCATGCTCGCGGCATCGGGTATGTCCGAAAGCGACGTGGAGCGGCTTGCCCCACACAAGGTGTTTCCAGGTGACCGCCCGTCATTCACGCTCGTCTACGACAAGTTGACCCCTTTCGCACTCGGGCGTCTGATCGCGCTCTACGAGCATCGCGTCTTTGTCGAAGGAGTCATCTGGGGTATCAACTCCTTCGATCAATGGGGCGTGGAACTCGGCAAGGAACTGGCGACCGCCCTCTTGCCCATGGTCAAGGGCGAAGCTCCGGCAGATGGTAAAGATGCATCCACACGCGGCTTGCTTTCAGCACTTAAGAACTGA
- a CDS encoding glycine zipper domain-containing protein → MKKFVLLAAIGVALAGCQSDSQTDRALVGGGLGAATGAAIGAAATGDVGGALVGGAIGAAGGAIVGAATTPKNCVAYDRYGNPYRVACP, encoded by the coding sequence ATGAAGAAGTTTGTTCTGCTCGCTGCAATCGGCGTTGCTTTGGCAGGGTGTCAGTCTGACAGCCAGACGGACCGTGCCCTGGTCGGTGGTGGCCTTGGCGCGGCAACCGGTGCCGCAATCGGTGCCGCAGCGACCGGCGACGTCGGCGGTGCGCTTGTAGGTGGTGCAATCGGTGCGGCGGGCGGCGCGATCGTCGGCGCAGCGACAACACCGAAAAACTGCGTGGCTTATGACCGCTACGGCAACCCGTATCGCGTCGCCTGCCCGTAA
- a CDS encoding lipoprotein produces MRKLFFVAAAAALLAGCQSDSQTDRALVGGGLGAATGAIIGAAAGGGVGPALAGAAIGGAGGAIVGAATTPKNCVAYDRYGNPYRVVCP; encoded by the coding sequence ATGAGAAAACTGTTTTTTGTTGCTGCCGCTGCGGCGCTTCTTGCTGGTTGTCAGTCGGACAGCCAGACTGACCGGGCACTTGTAGGTGGCGGCCTCGGAGCCGCGACCGGTGCCATCATCGGTGCCGCAGCCGGAGGCGGCGTCGGTCCGGCCCTCGCCGGTGCGGCAATCGGTGGCGCGGGTGGTGCCATTGTCGGCGCCGCGACAACACCCAAGAACTGCGTCGCCTATGACCGGTATGGAAATCCCTACCGCGTCGTCTGCCCCTGA